The proteins below are encoded in one region of Dioscorea cayenensis subsp. rotundata cultivar TDr96_F1 chromosome 18, TDr96_F1_v2_PseudoChromosome.rev07_lg8_w22 25.fasta, whole genome shotgun sequence:
- the LOC120283015 gene encoding LOW QUALITY PROTEIN: guanylyl cyclase 1 (The sequence of the model RefSeq protein was modified relative to this genomic sequence to represent the inferred CDS: inserted 2 bases in 1 codon; deleted 1 base in 1 codon) produces the protein MWPLCSMVEKLMRMAGEXGNGFLESPDSNDSSPTRHFYSVDVPHVRQLFNWDCGLACVLMVLRTLGSTHCSVQDLEKFCPTTSIWTVDLAYLLHEYSVNFSFFTVTLGANPEYSTEAFYKEFLEADLGRVDRLFEKAVEMGINIQCRSLSGKEISGLILSGQYIFIALVNKVKLSQSWQEEMSASGDLSKNTSYTGHYIVICGYNSQTNEFEIRDPASPRKYERLSLECLDEARKSFGTDEDIILVSLNGKDTNNLLPQALT, from the exons ATGTGGCCTCTTTGCTCGATGGTTGAGAAGCTGATGAGAATGGCTGGAGA GGGAAATGGCTTCCTCGAGTCTCCGGACTCTAATGATTCGTCCCCCACCCGTCATTTCTACTCCGTAGAT GTCCCTCATGTTCGTCAGCTTTTCAACTGGGATTGTGGTCTCGCTTGTGTGTTGATGGTTTTAAGGACTCTTGGCTCTACCCATTGTAGCGTTCAGGATCTAGAGAAGTTCTGCCCCACAACCAG TATCTGGACGGTTGATCTGGCGTACTTGTTGCATGAGTATTCggttaatttttctttcttcactGTAACTCTTGGGGCTAATCCAGAATATTCAACAGAAGCCTTCTATAAG GAGTTCTTGGAAGCTGACCTAGGCCGTGTTGATAGGCTATTTGAGAAAGCAGTTGAAATGGGCATCAACATACAA TGTAGGTCTCTAAGTGGAAAGGAAATCTCTGGCTTGATATTGTCT ggacaatatatttttattgctttGGTTAATAAGGTTAAGTTGAG TCAATCTTGGCAAGAGGAGATGAGTGCTTCAGGAGACTTAAGTAAGAATACAAGTTATACAG GGCACTATATTGTAATATGTGGCTACAATTCGCAAACCAATGAATTTGAAATAAGAGATCCTGCTAGCCCAAG GAAATATGAGAGACTGTCTTTGGAGTGCCTTGATGAAGCACGCAAGTCGTTTGGGACTGATGAAGACATTATCTTG GTATCGTTGAATGGTAAAGACACAAACAACCTGTTACCTCAGGCGCTGACATGA